In Polyangiaceae bacterium, one genomic interval encodes:
- the ftsH gene encoding ATP-dependent zinc metalloprotease FtsH translates to MMFLVIWQFLSPDRPPATQVAFSQFMAQVHADREKEPHVENVTIKDREYTFWVKDPKTNSKTKQVTIGPVANDALTKDLVEHKVAVSFEKEDASPFWSGALVTILPMVFLLVMFYLFMRQLQAGGGKAMSFGKSRARLLSESQNKITFADVAGIDEAKDELEEIIAFLKDPKKFQKLGGRIPKGVLLMGPPGTGKTLLAKAIAGEAGVPFFSISGSDFVEMFVGVGASRVRDLFEQGKKHAPCIIFIDEIDAVGRHRGAGLGGGHDEREQTLNQLLVEMDGFESNEGVIIIAATNRPDVLDPAILRPGRFDRRITVNRPDIRGREGILSVHTKKVPLGTDVVLETIARGTPGFVGADLENLVNEAALLAARQDKDFVSMIDFEMAKDKVLMGSERRSMIISEEEKWNTAVHEAGHAIMMIANEHHDPVHKVTIIPRGRTLGVTMPLPRGDVLSRTKEQFEAQIQSALGGRIAEEIFFGKLTTGASNDIRQLTHIARAMVCEYGMSKLGPLAYGGEEGSIFLGRDYTQRSQDYSDETARQIDEEVRRIIDEQYQIVKNTLLEKRDRLEAIAKALLEREALDAEELKTVFEGGELSEKQRVVIPTYAEREKAAKEKRRQTSIFGAPKPAPST, encoded by the coding sequence ATGATGTTTCTCGTGATCTGGCAGTTTTTGAGCCCGGATCGGCCGCCTGCTACGCAAGTCGCATTCAGTCAATTCATGGCTCAGGTTCACGCTGATCGCGAAAAAGAGCCGCACGTCGAGAACGTCACGATCAAGGATCGTGAATACACGTTTTGGGTGAAAGACCCGAAAACCAACTCGAAAACGAAGCAAGTGACGATTGGCCCGGTCGCCAACGATGCACTCACCAAGGACCTCGTCGAACACAAGGTTGCGGTGAGCTTCGAGAAGGAAGACGCGTCGCCGTTCTGGTCGGGCGCGCTCGTGACCATCCTGCCGATGGTTTTCCTTTTGGTGATGTTTTACCTGTTCATGCGGCAGCTTCAGGCCGGCGGCGGCAAAGCGATGAGCTTTGGCAAGTCGCGCGCGCGGCTTTTGTCCGAGTCGCAGAACAAGATCACGTTCGCCGACGTCGCGGGCATCGACGAAGCCAAGGACGAGCTCGAGGAAATCATCGCGTTCCTCAAAGATCCGAAGAAGTTCCAGAAGCTCGGTGGACGCATTCCCAAAGGCGTCCTTTTGATGGGTCCGCCTGGTACCGGTAAAACCCTCCTCGCCAAGGCCATTGCAGGCGAAGCGGGCGTTCCGTTCTTCTCGATCTCGGGCTCGGACTTCGTCGAAATGTTCGTTGGCGTCGGCGCAAGCCGCGTGCGTGACCTCTTCGAGCAAGGCAAGAAGCATGCGCCTTGCATCATCTTCATCGACGAGATCGACGCTGTGGGTCGCCATCGCGGCGCGGGTCTCGGCGGTGGTCACGACGAACGCGAGCAGACGCTCAATCAGCTCCTCGTCGAGATGGACGGCTTCGAATCCAACGAGGGCGTCATCATCATTGCCGCGACAAACCGTCCCGACGTGCTCGATCCTGCAATCCTGCGTCCGGGCCGTTTCGATCGCCGCATCACCGTGAACCGTCCCGACATTCGCGGTCGCGAAGGCATTCTCTCCGTGCACACGAAGAAAGTTCCGCTCGGCACCGACGTCGTGCTCGAAACGATTGCGCGAGGCACGCCTGGGTTTGTCGGGGCAGACCTCGAGAACCTCGTCAACGAAGCGGCGCTTCTTGCTGCTCGACAGGACAAGGACTTCGTTTCGATGATCGACTTCGAGATGGCCAAGGACAAAGTCCTGATGGGCTCCGAGCGTCGCTCGATGATCATCTCCGAGGAAGAGAAGTGGAACACGGCTGTCCACGAAGCTGGTCACGCCATCATGATGATCGCGAACGAGCATCATGATCCCGTCCACAAGGTGACGATCATTCCGCGCGGGCGAACGCTTGGCGTCACGATGCCGCTGCCTCGTGGCGACGTCCTGAGCCGCACGAAGGAGCAGTTCGAGGCGCAGATTCAATCGGCGCTCGGTGGGCGCATTGCAGAAGAGATCTTCTTCGGCAAGCTCACGACCGGTGCGTCGAACGATATCCGCCAGCTCACGCACATCGCGCGGGCGATGGTGTGCGAGTACGGCATGAGCAAGCTCGGGCCGCTTGCGTACGGCGGCGAGGAAGGCTCGATCTTCCTGGGCCGTGATTACACGCAGCGCAGCCAGGACTACTCGGACGAAACTGCGCGTCAGATCGACGAAGAGGTTCGTCGCATCATCGACGAGCAGTACCAGATCGTGAAAAACACGCTGCTCGAGAAGCGTGATCGCCTCGAAGCGATTGCGAAGGCGCTGCTCGAACGCGAGGCGCTCGATGCCGAGGAGCTGAAGACTGTCTTCGAAGGTGGCGAGCTTTCCGAAAAACAACGCGTCGTCATCCCGACGTACGCGGAGCGCGAGAAGGCAGCGAAGGAAAAGC
- a CDS encoding class I SAM-dependent RNA methyltransferase, protein MIQRSRNARPKGHANAPGRTEEKVVRIDTLAAGGAGVGSLEDGLRVFVPGTAPGEHVVAAIQRGNSPARGRLLRIVEPGPDRREPPCPHVESCGGCDFMHLSEAAQQHWHAEIVRNAVAHAIGSSPPPIRVHPAAEPLRYRTRARLFVRNERGRMRVGYRAAASHQVVDVRSCVVLDPSIAVALDDVPAVLAGSTGEGDVQIARGAAGRLCIDVVWRGELSPSAWAAMDQHIKSGAWAGARVRLDGVKVPATFGDPRAILEGADGEPLVIAAGSFAQPSDEGANQLARRVFDLCRSDPDAPATTDSASLGTVVELFSGSGTFSVLLARAATAFFSVEASEEAATAARQNLLARGLSGKVTVADADKFPIASSADVVVLDPPRSGAAGAAAAIASSRATRVVYVACDPATLSRDLGTLVRAGFALTHLETVELFPQTSHVETLARLVRSRGEGRPSRARRD, encoded by the coding sequence ATGATCCAGCGATCGCGAAACGCTCGCCCCAAGGGACATGCAAATGCGCCCGGTCGAACGGAAGAGAAGGTCGTGCGCATCGACACGTTGGCCGCTGGCGGGGCGGGTGTAGGCAGTCTCGAGGACGGCCTGCGCGTCTTCGTTCCAGGCACCGCTCCGGGCGAACACGTCGTCGCGGCCATTCAACGGGGCAACTCTCCTGCGCGCGGCCGCTTGCTTCGGATCGTCGAGCCTGGGCCGGATCGCCGAGAGCCACCGTGCCCACATGTCGAAAGCTGCGGCGGGTGCGACTTCATGCACCTTTCAGAAGCGGCTCAACAGCACTGGCATGCCGAAATCGTTCGCAATGCCGTCGCGCATGCGATCGGTTCGTCGCCTCCGCCCATCCGCGTTCATCCCGCGGCCGAGCCGCTTCGATATCGCACCCGAGCTCGGCTCTTCGTGCGCAATGAGCGAGGCCGCATGCGCGTCGGTTATCGCGCCGCGGCGTCCCATCAAGTCGTCGACGTCCGCTCTTGTGTCGTGCTCGACCCGTCCATCGCCGTGGCGCTCGACGATGTGCCCGCCGTTTTGGCTGGATCCACCGGTGAAGGTGACGTCCAGATCGCGCGCGGCGCAGCAGGGCGTCTGTGCATCGACGTGGTTTGGCGTGGCGAACTGTCTCCGAGCGCGTGGGCTGCGATGGATCAGCACATCAAGAGCGGAGCGTGGGCAGGAGCTCGCGTGCGTCTCGACGGCGTCAAGGTGCCAGCCACCTTTGGCGACCCGCGCGCGATCCTCGAAGGCGCCGACGGCGAGCCGCTCGTGATCGCGGCCGGCTCGTTCGCACAACCCTCCGACGAAGGTGCCAACCAATTGGCCCGGCGCGTGTTCGATCTGTGCCGCAGCGATCCCGATGCTCCGGCGACGACCGACAGCGCTTCGCTCGGCACGGTCGTCGAGCTCTTTTCTGGCAGTGGTACGTTCTCCGTGCTTCTCGCACGCGCGGCGACTGCGTTTTTCTCCGTCGAAGCGAGCGAGGAAGCAGCCACGGCTGCGCGGCAAAACCTATTGGCGCGAGGTTTGTCCGGAAAAGTCACCGTTGCGGACGCCGACAAGTTTCCCATTGCTTCGAGCGCCGATGTCGTCGTCCTCGATCCACCGCGATCGGGCGCGGCTGGAGCTGCTGCGGCGATCGCTTCTTCGCGCGCCACCCGCGTCGTCTACGTCGCATGCGATCCAGCCACGCTTTCTCGCGATCTCGGCACCCTCGTCCGCGCCGGGTTTGCCCTCACGCACCTCGAGACGGTCGAGCTGTTCCCGCAAACCAGTCACGTCGAGACCCTTGCGCGCCTCGTTCGCTCGCGCGGCGAAGGCCGTCCTTCTCGGGCTCGTCGCGACTGA
- the tilS gene encoding tRNA lysidine(34) synthetase TilS, which produces MSGRDGRSHPPSLRRLVERTVRDDKLFARGDVVLVACSGGPDSTALLHVLALLRKTLGHVVVAHGVDHGLRPEASRELAMAGDLCKKLDVSFEVTRVDVAPGSNLQARAREARHQALQRAAIRAGACVVATGHTADDRAETVLLRLLRGAGPRGLAVLSSRASSPVMLEKPQEARDLIRPIIRARRSDVMAHVRRHDLACAEDPSNADPRFLRVRIRRELLPLLEDMSPRVIDHLCALADMLSEVCPDEDPLAELGRAQRDMIERARRSGERSVKIRKKGGQDVDVAFAKGKIVLIDRD; this is translated from the coding sequence CTGTCTGGCCGTGATGGTCGGTCGCATCCACCGTCGCTTCGGCGTCTCGTCGAGCGCACGGTACGGGATGACAAACTCTTTGCGCGGGGCGACGTGGTGCTGGTCGCTTGTTCGGGAGGACCGGATTCGACGGCGCTCCTGCATGTATTGGCGCTTTTGCGCAAGACCTTGGGCCACGTCGTCGTCGCGCACGGAGTCGATCACGGCCTCAGGCCCGAGGCTTCGCGCGAGCTCGCGATGGCGGGCGATCTCTGCAAAAAGCTCGACGTATCGTTTGAGGTCACACGGGTTGACGTCGCGCCTGGATCGAACTTACAAGCTCGTGCTCGCGAGGCGCGGCATCAAGCGCTTCAACGAGCGGCCATTCGAGCGGGAGCGTGCGTCGTTGCGACGGGCCACACCGCCGATGATCGTGCGGAAACCGTGCTCTTGCGTCTTTTGCGTGGAGCCGGTCCGCGCGGTCTTGCCGTTCTTTCCTCGCGTGCGTCGTCACCCGTGATGCTGGAAAAACCGCAAGAAGCCCGCGACTTGATTCGCCCGATCATCCGTGCGCGACGCAGCGACGTCATGGCACACGTTCGGCGACACGATCTCGCGTGCGCGGAGGATCCATCCAATGCCGATCCGCGCTTTTTGCGCGTACGCATTCGCCGCGAGCTTTTGCCGCTGCTCGAGGACATGTCGCCGCGTGTCATCGACCATCTCTGTGCACTTGCGGACATGCTTTCCGAGGTCTGTCCGGACGAAGACCCGCTTGCAGAGCTTGGGCGGGCGCAGCGCGACATGATCGAGCGGGCGCGTCGATCAGGTGAACGAAGTGTGAAGATTCGTAAGAAGGGGGGGCAAGATGTGGACGTAGCCTTTGCAAAAGGAAAAATCGTCCTTATCGACAGGGATTGA